In Gemmatimonadota bacterium, a single genomic region encodes these proteins:
- a CDS encoding HEAT repeat domain-containing protein — translation MSSILDSTRAFAQLVWLLVNRASSTDEQKQALRAALGALREDGSVLSLAELHRAIAAASQLVPVPAEVPWLSELAKRMAGHSVALFDFAPQTRAADVLGVARILASRPVHGDEGANFDARAKELRLTSIELRLGRMGFVRRATPIATSRIPAAPPARTPAIGMLAIDGPVSPAAAQVRELGIGSPTPAAGMERIPTPGGERDGDEDRMVEAAFSRNGMGRGIDDVVQRLAGDLTKETAPQLLDDLSRLVEDFARDGHWVEAGALLQRVVAREPEVSDADAKRAFLIHIRRLCKPGILRGLAQLAARRRDLREGLVPLFVRAGDVGAEVLLELMVSATLASERRAYRSMIPRCQAAGDPLVHLLQDQRWYVVRNAAELLGEMGVQSSDAQLITTLKHSDSRVRRAAVGALSRLGTARGLHAVQHLLTDANAGVRLQAVHGLASARLARAVPALLQALDKEDDPELQHALLHALGAHPTDASVEALTQAAQPGTLLNRKTSAYRQAAVHALGDAGTPAALSVLRRLQTDKDREVRSSVERALVAHAQGTTLTGR, via the coding sequence ATGTCGTCGATCCTCGATTCCACCCGGGCCTTCGCCCAGCTGGTTTGGCTCCTGGTCAACCGGGCCTCCTCAACCGATGAGCAGAAGCAGGCGCTGCGCGCGGCCCTTGGCGCGTTGCGCGAGGACGGGAGCGTCCTGTCGTTGGCGGAGCTGCATCGCGCGATCGCCGCGGCCTCACAGCTCGTTCCAGTGCCGGCTGAGGTTCCGTGGCTGAGCGAACTGGCGAAGCGGATGGCGGGGCACTCGGTGGCGTTGTTCGACTTTGCCCCGCAGACGCGGGCAGCCGACGTCCTGGGGGTGGCACGGATCCTCGCGAGCCGTCCCGTGCACGGTGACGAGGGGGCCAACTTCGATGCCCGGGCGAAGGAGCTTCGCCTGACGAGCATCGAGCTCCGTCTCGGGCGCATGGGGTTCGTGCGTCGCGCGACGCCAATCGCGACCTCGCGAATCCCGGCGGCTCCCCCGGCACGTACCCCCGCGATCGGCATGCTGGCGATCGACGGACCGGTGTCGCCGGCGGCGGCACAGGTCCGCGAGCTCGGCATCGGGTCGCCGACGCCGGCCGCGGGGATGGAGCGGATCCCCACGCCGGGGGGGGAGCGCGATGGAGACGAGGATCGGATGGTGGAGGCGGCGTTCTCTCGCAACGGGATGGGGCGGGGGATCGACGACGTCGTGCAGCGCTTGGCCGGTGACCTCACGAAAGAGACGGCGCCACAGCTGCTCGACGATCTCTCGCGGCTGGTGGAGGACTTCGCCCGCGACGGGCATTGGGTCGAGGCGGGGGCGTTGCTGCAACGCGTCGTTGCTCGCGAACCGGAGGTCAGCGACGCCGACGCGAAGCGCGCCTTCCTGATCCACATCCGGCGGCTGTGCAAGCCGGGGATCCTGCGCGGGCTGGCGCAACTCGCGGCCCGGCGTCGCGACCTGCGCGAGGGACTGGTCCCGTTGTTCGTGCGCGCCGGCGATGTCGGGGCCGAGGTGTTGCTCGAGCTGATGGTGTCCGCGACCCTGGCGTCGGAACGCCGCGCGTATCGTTCGATGATCCCTCGCTGCCAGGCCGCGGGTGATCCGCTGGTGCACCTGCTGCAGGACCAGCGGTGGTACGTGGTCCGCAACGCCGCCGAGTTGCTGGGCGAGATGGGGGTACAGTCGAGCGACGCACAGCTCATCACGACGCTCAAGCACTCCGATTCCCGCGTGCGCCGCGCCGCGGTCGGGGCGCTGTCGCGCCTGGGGACGGCGCGAGGGCTGCATGCGGTGCAGCACCTGCTCACCGATGCCAATGCCGGCGTGCGGTTGCAGGCGGTGCATGGCTTGGCGTCCGCGCGCCTGGCCCGCGCGGTCCCGGCGCTGCTGCAGGCGCTCGACAAGGAGGACGATCCCGAGCTGCAGCATGCCCTGCTGCATGCGTTAGGCGCGCACCCGACCGACGCGTCGGTGGAGGCGCTGACGCAGGCGGCGCAGCCGGGGACGCTGCTCAATCGCAAGACCTCGGCCTACCGCCAGGCGGCGGTCCATGCGCTGGGTGATGCCGGGACACCGGCTGCCCTGTCGGTCCTCCGTCGGCTGCAAACCGACAAGGACCGCGAGGTGCGCAGCAGCGTCGAGCGCGCCCTCGTGGCGCACGCACAGGGGACGACGCTCACCGGACGCTAG
- a CDS encoding beta-lactamase family protein codes for MLTSRLPFAGACRTGFLFAGLCVAATFTPTATAHAQRGNGAGVGKAIDSVVTSFLKEGQAAGLSVAVVRGKDTLALKGYGKADLELDVPTPRRAVYEIGSVTKQFTSVALLMLRDEGKLSLDDDFTKYLPDYPTNGRRISVRRLLDHTSGIKGYTEMPEFGPMMVRDLPKDSLVALFAKEPFNFEPGEREIYNNSAYFLAGLIIEKVSGKSYADFVKERIFDKVGMKDSYYCSESTIIKGKVKGYDMSPKGLVNKGFIRHTYPYAAGSLCATAGDLLAWNRALHGGKVLPPSSYQELITPSSLNDGTKLRYALGIALHEVRGHRVIEHGGGINGFLSASNYFPDEDAVIVVLSNSTGIPADPVVAAIADRVFGKKSLSSQPYTAALSDLTGTYAGVGRGMQLTVKITAEGQKLLATVLMGPDAKPAPLRYVGNDTWDLDGQRLTFVRDGGKVTRLKVDMVYGYSQLDRQP; via the coding sequence ATGCTTACCTCGCGCCTCCCGTTCGCCGGCGCCTGCCGAACCGGCTTCCTGTTCGCCGGGCTCTGCGTAGCCGCCACATTCACCCCCACCGCTACCGCCCACGCCCAGCGGGGCAACGGCGCCGGAGTCGGGAAGGCGATCGACTCGGTCGTGACGTCCTTCCTCAAGGAAGGGCAGGCCGCCGGCCTGTCGGTCGCGGTGGTGCGGGGCAAGGACACGCTCGCCCTCAAGGGATACGGCAAGGCCGACCTCGAGCTCGACGTCCCCACCCCGCGGCGCGCCGTCTACGAAATCGGCTCGGTCACCAAGCAGTTCACCTCCGTCGCCCTCCTGATGCTGCGCGACGAGGGGAAGCTCTCGCTGGACGACGACTTCACCAAGTACCTCCCCGACTACCCCACCAATGGGCGCCGCATCAGCGTCCGGCGTCTCCTCGATCACACCTCGGGGATCAAGGGGTACACCGAGATGCCGGAGTTCGGGCCGATGATGGTGCGCGACCTCCCCAAGGACTCGCTCGTCGCGCTCTTCGCCAAGGAGCCGTTCAACTTCGAGCCCGGCGAACGCGAGATCTACAACAACTCTGCCTATTTCCTCGCGGGGCTCATCATCGAGAAGGTCTCGGGGAAGTCGTACGCGGACTTCGTCAAGGAGCGCATCTTCGACAAGGTCGGGATGAAGGACTCCTACTACTGCTCCGAGTCGACGATCATCAAGGGCAAGGTGAAGGGCTACGACATGAGCCCGAAGGGGCTCGTGAACAAGGGCTTCATTCGCCACACCTACCCGTACGCCGCGGGCTCGTTATGCGCGACGGCCGGTGACCTGCTCGCCTGGAACCGCGCGCTGCACGGGGGCAAGGTGCTTCCTCCCTCGTCGTACCAGGAGCTGATCACCCCCTCGTCGCTCAACGACGGCACGAAGCTGCGCTACGCGCTCGGCATCGCGCTCCACGAGGTGCGCGGTCATCGCGTCATCGAGCACGGCGGCGGCATCAACGGCTTCCTCTCCGCCTCGAACTACTTCCCCGACGAGGATGCGGTCATCGTCGTCCTCTCCAACTCGACGGGCATCCCCGCCGACCCGGTTGTCGCCGCGATTGCCGACCGGGTGTTCGGCAAGAAGTCGCTCTCGTCGCAGCCGTACACCGCCGCGCTCAGCGACCTCACCGGCACCTACGCGGGGGTCGGGCGCGGAATGCAGCTCACGGTGAAGATCACCGCCGAGGGGCAGAAGCTGCTCGCCACGGTTCTCATGGGTCCCGACGCCAAGCCGGCCCCGTTGCGTTATGTCGGCAACGATACGTGGGACCTCGACGGGCAGCGGTTGACCTTCGTGCGCGACGGGGGGAAGGTCACCCGGCTCAAGGTCGACATGGTCTACGGTTACTCGCAGCTCGATCGGCAGCCCTGA
- a CDS encoding M20/M25/M40 family metallo-hydrolase, translating into MLSAESVAFLKRLLDTPGPSGFESAPARLWRETASAFAEVSADVIGNSMAEVKGGNEVTIMLAGHIDEIGVIATWVDDGGLVYIAPIGGWDTQVLVGQRIRFAGRNGDVVGVVGKKPIHLMKPDEREKASKITDLWVDIGAASRDEALAVLSVGDAGVIDSRTIDLPNQRIASRSIDNRIGAFVVFEALRRYAARPGAARVVAVATAQEEIGLHGGGALVAASRINPKMAIAVDVTFATDHPGPEKKEVGEHKLGGGPVLTRGSVNSPVVYALLRDTANRLAIPFSVHAAGRDTSTDADFIHLAREGVATALVSVPNRYMHSPNEMVSLEDLDRAAELIAEACRSVSGATDFTAR; encoded by the coding sequence ATGCTTTCTGCCGAATCCGTCGCATTCCTCAAGCGGCTGCTCGATACCCCAGGCCCCTCCGGCTTCGAGTCGGCCCCCGCGCGCCTGTGGCGCGAAACCGCCTCTGCCTTCGCCGAGGTCTCGGCCGACGTGATCGGCAACAGCATGGCCGAGGTGAAGGGGGGCAACGAGGTGACGATCATGCTCGCCGGCCACATCGACGAGATCGGGGTCATCGCCACCTGGGTCGATGACGGAGGGCTCGTCTACATCGCCCCTATCGGCGGCTGGGACACGCAGGTCCTCGTGGGGCAGCGTATCCGCTTCGCCGGGCGCAACGGCGACGTAGTCGGCGTCGTGGGCAAGAAGCCGATTCACCTGATGAAGCCCGATGAGCGCGAGAAGGCCTCGAAGATCACCGACCTCTGGGTCGACATCGGCGCCGCTTCCCGCGACGAGGCGCTGGCCGTGCTGAGCGTCGGCGATGCCGGGGTGATCGACTCCAGGACCATCGACCTCCCCAACCAGCGGATTGCGTCTCGGTCCATCGACAATCGCATCGGCGCGTTCGTCGTCTTCGAGGCGCTGCGTCGTTATGCGGCCCGGCCTGGCGCCGCACGCGTCGTCGCCGTGGCCACGGCGCAGGAGGAGATCGGGCTGCACGGGGGCGGCGCGCTCGTCGCGGCTTCGCGCATCAACCCGAAGATGGCGATCGCGGTCGACGTCACCTTCGCCACCGACCACCCGGGGCCGGAAAAGAAGGAGGTCGGGGAACACAAGCTGGGTGGGGGGCCGGTGCTCACACGCGGCTCGGTCAATTCCCCGGTGGTCTACGCGCTCCTGCGCGACACCGCCAACCGGCTGGCCATTCCGTTCTCGGTGCATGCGGCGGGTCGCGACACCAGCACCGACGCCGACTTCATCCACCTGGCGCGCGAAGGGGTGGCAACCGCGCTCGTCTCCGTCCCCAACCGCTACATGCATTCCCCCAACGAGATGGTCTCGCTGGAAGACCTGGATCGCGCGGCCGAACTGATCGCGGAGGCGTGCCGCAGCGTGTCGGGGGCGACGGACTTCACCGCCCGGTAG
- a CDS encoding ABC transporter substrate-binding protein has translation MSEARVVSLLPAATEMIAALGAWDRLVGVTHECDHPAAALHLPKVTSSIVDPGASAAAVDLAVRDAVASGAALFTLDEARLRALQPSILVTQGLCDVCAVAEGDVFRLAASLPVPATVVSLGARTLDEVLDSLLTLAHALDADDEGAELVAGLRARMRRVHETLKAARAPRPRVAVIEWTDPLYVAGHWVPDMVRRAGGIDVAATAGEHSYPRPVAQLRDADPEVLVFAPCGYGLARACDEARLTLARDEWRWARDRRVVVMDGNAFTSRPGPRLIDGIEIMARLFNPKLFSPLLPDRGAAISPG, from the coding sequence GTGAGTGAGGCGCGCGTCGTCTCGCTCCTTCCCGCGGCCACGGAGATGATCGCGGCGCTGGGGGCGTGGGACCGACTGGTGGGCGTCACGCACGAGTGCGACCATCCGGCAGCGGCCTTGCACCTGCCGAAGGTCACCAGCAGCATCGTCGATCCCGGAGCCAGCGCCGCCGCGGTCGACCTTGCGGTGCGCGACGCCGTCGCCAGCGGCGCCGCCCTCTTCACTCTCGACGAGGCACGCCTGCGGGCGCTGCAGCCCTCGATCCTCGTCACCCAGGGACTCTGCGACGTCTGCGCGGTCGCCGAGGGAGACGTGTTCCGGCTGGCGGCGTCGCTCCCGGTCCCGGCGACCGTCGTTTCGTTAGGCGCGCGGACCCTGGACGAGGTGCTCGACTCCCTGCTCACCCTCGCCCACGCGCTGGACGCCGACGACGAAGGGGCCGAGCTGGTGGCCGGCCTGCGCGCCCGCATGCGCCGCGTGCACGAGACGCTCAAGGCCGCGCGCGCCCCGCGCCCGCGGGTCGCGGTGATCGAGTGGACCGACCCCCTCTACGTGGCGGGACACTGGGTCCCCGACATGGTGCGCCGAGCCGGTGGCATCGACGTCGCGGCAACCGCGGGCGAACACTCGTACCCACGACCGGTGGCGCAACTTCGCGACGCCGACCCGGAGGTACTCGTCTTTGCCCCGTGCGGGTATGGGCTCGCCCGAGCGTGTGACGAGGCGCGGCTCACGCTCGCACGCGACGAGTGGCGTTGGGCACGCGATCGCCGCGTCGTCGTCATGGACGGCAACGCCTTCACGTCGCGCCCCGGACCTCGCCTCATCGACGGAATCGAGATCATGGCTCGGCTCTTCAATCCCAAACTGTTCTCGCCGCTCCTCCCCGATCGCGGGGCGGCAATTTCGCCCGGGTAA
- a CDS encoding amidohydrolase — MTRSHLIAAALCVAAPTVRAQAPDLIVTNARIYTVDQNRPVVDAMAIRGGRIVATGPARLITAMKGSSTQVVDLDGKTVIPGMIDAHVHLMGLGQALQTVDLRGTTSYDEIIARVAERAKGTPAGRWIMGVAWDQNDWADTRLPTHDKLSAAVPGHPVFLFRVDGHAALLNAAAMKAASITASSKDPFGGRIERAANGAPTGVLVDAAMSLVEKVIPPPSTDELRAAATAATQELNRWGLTSVHDAGVGKESIDVFEALAKEGKFPLRNYVMIAGDSANLAYYFGRGPQSGLYDGHLWIKAIKMVADGALGSRGASLLEPYSDDAKTTGLTLTPAGAVRRVGAEALRRGFQLNVHAIGDRANRTVLNEFEAALSAVPSADHRFRIEHAQIIHPDDIPRFAQLGVIPSMQASHQTSDMYWAGNRLGQQRLLGAYAWRSLLNSGVIIPNGSDLPVEKSNPLISFHASIARQDDNNWPVGGWFPEQRMTRDEALKSMTIWAAWSAFMEKEVGSLEAGKYADFVVLDQDIMRIAPELVLQTNVLSTWVAGKPVYRREARTHVPN, encoded by the coding sequence ATGACGCGCTCGCACCTGATCGCCGCCGCCCTCTGCGTCGCTGCACCCACGGTCCGCGCCCAGGCGCCCGACCTCATCGTCACCAACGCCCGCATCTACACGGTCGACCAGAACCGCCCGGTCGTCGATGCCATGGCGATTCGCGGCGGGCGCATCGTCGCCACCGGGCCGGCGCGCCTCATCACCGCGATGAAGGGGAGCAGCACGCAGGTCGTCGACCTGGACGGCAAGACGGTCATCCCGGGGATGATCGACGCGCACGTGCACCTGATGGGACTCGGGCAGGCATTGCAGACGGTCGACCTGCGCGGCACCACTTCGTACGACGAGATCATCGCCCGGGTGGCCGAGCGAGCGAAGGGGACGCCCGCGGGGCGGTGGATCATGGGCGTCGCGTGGGACCAGAACGATTGGGCCGACACTCGCTTACCCACGCACGACAAGTTGAGTGCCGCCGTTCCGGGGCACCCGGTCTTCCTCTTCCGTGTGGACGGGCACGCCGCCCTGCTCAACGCCGCGGCGATGAAGGCCGCGTCGATCACCGCCAGCAGCAAGGACCCGTTCGGCGGCCGCATCGAGCGCGCCGCCAACGGCGCCCCCACCGGCGTGCTGGTCGACGCGGCGATGTCGCTCGTGGAGAAGGTCATCCCACCGCCCTCGACGGACGAGCTGCGCGCCGCCGCGACGGCCGCCACGCAGGAGCTGAACCGCTGGGGGCTCACCAGCGTGCACGACGCCGGCGTGGGGAAGGAGTCGATCGACGTCTTCGAGGCGTTGGCGAAGGAAGGGAAGTTCCCGCTGCGCAACTACGTCATGATCGCCGGCGACAGCGCCAACCTGGCCTACTACTTCGGGCGCGGGCCGCAGTCCGGGCTCTACGACGGGCATCTCTGGATCAAGGCGATCAAGATGGTCGCCGACGGCGCGTTAGGCTCGCGCGGCGCCTCGCTCCTGGAACCGTACAGCGACGACGCCAAGACGACCGGCTTGACGCTCACCCCGGCCGGCGCGGTGCGCCGCGTGGGCGCCGAGGCGCTCCGTCGCGGCTTCCAGCTCAACGTGCACGCCATCGGCGACCGTGCCAACCGCACCGTGCTCAACGAGTTCGAGGCGGCCCTCTCCGCCGTCCCCTCGGCAGACCATCGCTTCCGTATCGAGCACGCGCAGATCATCCACCCCGATGACATTCCGCGCTTTGCGCAGTTGGGGGTGATCCCGTCGATGCAGGCCTCGCACCAGACGAGCGACATGTACTGGGCCGGCAATCGCCTGGGGCAGCAGCGCCTGCTCGGGGCGTACGCCTGGCGCTCGCTCCTCAACAGCGGCGTCATCATCCCCAACGGGAGCGACCTCCCGGTGGAGAAGTCCAACCCGCTCATCTCCTTCCATGCGTCGATCGCGCGGCAGGACGACAACAACTGGCCGGTGGGCGGCTGGTTCCCCGAGCAGCGCATGACGCGCGACGAGGCGCTCAAGTCGATGACGATCTGGGCCGCCTGGTCGGCGTTCATGGAGAAGGAGGTCGGGTCGCTCGAGGCCGGCAAGTATGCCGACTTCGTCGTGCTCGACCAGGACATCATGCGCATCGCCCCGGAACTCGTCCTCCAGACCAACGTGCTCTCGACCTGGGTGGCCGGCAAGCCGGTGTACCGCCGCGAAGCGCGCACGCACGTCCCCAATTGA
- a CDS encoding OPT/YSL family transporter, whose translation MTVATVLMTALLFLAVGWTGIEHRVLALSIGGVVCVSAAVAAATSQHLKTGFLVGATPKRQQIGLVFGAVTSALLVGGMIHFLNGAKSTIVTRVFLAIALEILGLPSLPIAVDAYLPISTSATMFVDRVLRWLIDRKLGPEEREEPEADSGPGVLFSYGLIAGGAIMGVILAALAAKPFDGAFDMEEAMGALGANSPFAMAAYLVMIAVPLFLVARRKRA comes from the coding sequence ATGACGGTTGCGACCGTGCTGATGACCGCACTCTTGTTCCTGGCGGTGGGGTGGACCGGGATCGAGCACCGCGTCCTCGCCCTGTCCATCGGCGGCGTGGTCTGCGTCTCGGCCGCCGTGGCGGCGGCGACGTCGCAGCATCTCAAGACCGGCTTCCTGGTCGGCGCCACCCCCAAGCGCCAGCAGATCGGCCTCGTCTTCGGCGCCGTGACCTCCGCGCTCCTCGTGGGCGGGATGATTCACTTCCTCAACGGCGCCAAGTCGACGATCGTGACGCGCGTCTTCCTCGCCATCGCCCTCGAAATCCTCGGCCTCCCGTCGCTCCCCATCGCGGTCGACGCGTACCTCCCCATCTCGACCTCGGCCACGATGTTCGTGGATAGGGTGCTGCGCTGGCTCATCGATCGCAAGCTGGGCCCCGAGGAGCGCGAGGAACCGGAGGCCGACAGCGGGCCTGGCGTCCTCTTCTCGTACGGACTCATCGCCGGCGGTGCCATCATGGGGGTCATCCTCGCCGCGCTCGCCGCCAAGCCGTTCGACGGCGCCTTCGACATGGAAGAGGCGATGGGGGCGTTAGGCGCCAACTCGCCGTTCGCGATGGCGGCGTACCTCGTCATGATCGCCGTGCCGCTGTTCCTCGTGGCAAGGCGCAAGCGGGCGTAG
- a CDS encoding DUF4349 domain-containing protein: MSRPLRSLIPLSLVAAALVAACGDRASGRQALLPSESSLASPAPAADMVAAPEAIAARGISSEKVSAEGGAQATLDQATAAQGGAASATSMIIRTGTASVQVDSLELAIAAVQRIATALGGWVGNTSLSAGAYEVRSATIELKVPSARYDEALAGLRPIGKVETVNSTAEDVGEEFVDLSARTANARRLEERLVTLLATRAGKLEDVLNVERELARVREEIERYEGRLRYLKTRVATSTLTVTVHERAPLVSPTPGENILGEAFKDAWRNFVRFVAAFIASLGTVIPVAVLLAIGALAWRRFRPRRLAPVLRASETQS, translated from the coding sequence ATGTCGCGCCCGCTTCGCTCCCTCATCCCGCTCTCACTCGTCGCGGCCGCCCTGGTCGCCGCCTGCGGAGACCGTGCCTCGGGCCGTCAGGCGCTCCTCCCCAGCGAGTCGTCCCTCGCGAGCCCCGCCCCTGCCGCGGACATGGTCGCCGCCCCCGAGGCGATCGCGGCGCGCGGAATCTCGTCGGAGAAGGTGTCCGCCGAGGGTGGGGCGCAGGCGACGCTGGACCAGGCCACCGCCGCCCAGGGGGGAGCGGCGTCGGCGACGTCGATGATCATCCGCACCGGGACCGCCTCGGTGCAGGTCGACTCGCTCGAACTCGCCATCGCCGCCGTGCAGCGCATCGCCACCGCGTTAGGCGGATGGGTCGGCAACACCTCGCTGTCGGCCGGCGCCTACGAAGTGCGCAGCGCCACCATCGAGCTCAAGGTCCCCTCGGCGCGGTACGACGAGGCGCTGGCCGGGCTGCGCCCCATCGGCAAGGTCGAGACGGTCAACTCCACGGCCGAGGACGTCGGCGAGGAGTTCGTCGACCTGTCGGCCCGCACCGCGAATGCGCGCCGACTCGAGGAGCGCCTCGTGACGCTCCTGGCCACGCGCGCGGGCAAGCTGGAGGACGTCCTGAACGTCGAGCGCGAGCTGGCCCGTGTGCGTGAGGAGATCGAGCGCTACGAGGGGCGCCTGCGTTACCTCAAGACGCGCGTTGCCACCAGCACGCTCACCGTCACCGTGCACGAGCGCGCCCCGCTCGTGAGCCCCACCCCGGGGGAGAACATCCTCGGCGAGGCGTTCAAGGACGCGTGGCGCAACTTCGTCCGCTTCGTCGCCGCCTTCATCGCCTCGTTAGGGACTGTCATCCCGGTGGCCGTGCTCCTCGCCATCGGCGCGCTGGCCTGGCGCCGCTTCCGCCCGCGGCGCCTCGCCCCGGTGCTCCGCGCGAGCGAGACACAGTCGTAG
- a CDS encoding M61 family metallopeptidase → MRFLSRRAAAPLLVPFASLALSAPVAGQRGGAKAADISAPVSDLRYEVSFTRATAAERVLKVTTRFAVTGREPVLLSLPAWTPGAYELSFFARHVHQFAATSDGRPLTWDKLDADTWRIAPAGAKAVTVTFDYRADSLDNAMAWSRDDFAFFNGTNLFLYPEGRDPAFGATVTVTTEPTWKVTTGMPAGGARSYSARNYHDLVDMPFFVGAFDVDSQQVQGKWVRVASYPEGQLARDERRTFWEQVQRMFPPMIDAMGGDVPYDTYTILTVFDSSSQGGSALEHANSHLGIYTPYIIGNPAFPSITAHEIFHLWNVKRMRPTDMVPYRYDRAQPTTWLWVSEGITDYYADLALVRGGVIDSTDFLAVTTGKIEEVAAAPAVALEDASLSTWMHPTDGTGYLYYPKGSLAGLLLDILIRDASDNAAGLDDVMREVYQKTYKTGKGFTAQDWWGAVTRAAKGKGFTDFNARYIDGREPFPWGTTLPLAGLRLKVDTLREPRIGVLTAMDSAGTAVVVTELEPGGAAEAAGVKSGDELISVGEIPVAEGFGTKFRARYGKAEGQQIPLKVKRGGRELTLTIAVRMSISTSQRIIFDPSASPKARRVRRGIMTGKVDP, encoded by the coding sequence ATGCGATTCCTGTCGCGCCGCGCCGCAGCCCCGCTCCTCGTTCCGTTCGCTTCGCTCGCACTGTCGGCGCCGGTCGCCGGCCAGCGGGGGGGCGCCAAGGCTGCCGACATCTCGGCGCCGGTGAGCGACCTGCGGTACGAGGTGTCCTTCACCAGGGCGACGGCGGCCGAGCGGGTCCTCAAGGTCACGACGCGTTTCGCGGTCACCGGGCGGGAGCCCGTCCTGCTCTCGCTCCCGGCGTGGACCCCCGGGGCATACGAGCTGTCGTTCTTCGCCCGCCACGTCCACCAGTTTGCGGCCACCTCCGACGGCAGGCCGCTCACGTGGGACAAGCTCGACGCCGACACCTGGCGCATTGCACCTGCCGGCGCGAAGGCCGTGACGGTCACGTTCGACTATCGTGCCGACTCGCTGGACAATGCGATGGCGTGGTCGCGCGACGACTTCGCCTTCTTCAACGGGACCAACCTCTTCCTCTATCCCGAGGGGCGTGACCCGGCGTTCGGCGCGACGGTGACCGTCACGACCGAGCCGACGTGGAAGGTGACGACCGGCATGCCGGCGGGCGGGGCGCGCAGCTACAGCGCGCGCAACTACCACGACCTGGTCGACATGCCCTTCTTCGTCGGGGCGTTCGATGTCGACTCGCAACAGGTGCAGGGCAAGTGGGTGCGCGTGGCATCGTATCCCGAGGGGCAGCTGGCGCGCGACGAGCGTCGCACCTTCTGGGAGCAGGTGCAACGCATGTTCCCGCCGATGATCGACGCGATGGGGGGCGACGTGCCGTACGACACGTACACGATCCTCACCGTCTTCGACTCGTCGTCGCAGGGGGGGAGCGCGCTGGAGCACGCCAACTCGCACCTCGGCATCTACACGCCGTACATCATCGGCAACCCCGCATTCCCGTCCATCACGGCGCACGAGATCTTTCACCTGTGGAACGTGAAGCGGATGCGCCCGACCGACATGGTCCCGTACCGCTACGATCGGGCGCAGCCCACCACGTGGCTCTGGGTGAGCGAGGGGATCACCGACTACTACGCCGATCTCGCATTGGTGCGCGGCGGCGTCATCGACTCCACCGACTTCCTGGCGGTGACGACCGGGAAGATCGAGGAGGTCGCCGCGGCCCCCGCCGTCGCGCTCGAGGACGCGTCGCTCTCCACGTGGATGCACCCGACCGACGGGACCGGGTACCTCTACTATCCCAAGGGGTCGCTCGCCGGGCTGCTGCTCGACATCCTCATTCGCGACGCCAGCGACAACGCGGCGGGGCTCGATGACGTGATGCGCGAGGTGTACCAGAAGACGTACAAGACGGGGAAGGGGTTCACCGCCCAGGACTGGTGGGGGGCGGTGACGCGCGCCGCGAAGGGGAAGGGCTTCACCGACTTCAACGCGCGCTACATCGACGGCCGCGAGCCGTTCCCGTGGGGCACCACGTTGCCGCTGGCGGGGCTCAGGCTCAAGGTCGACACGCTGCGCGAGCCGCGCATCGGCGTACTCACGGCGATGGACTCCGCGGGGACGGCGGTGGTCGTCACTGAGCTGGAGCCGGGTGGCGCCGCCGAGGCCGCCGGGGTGAAGTCGGGGGACGAGTTGATCAGCGTGGGCGAGATCCCGGTGGCCGAGGGGTTCGGGACGAAGTTCCGCGCCCGGTACGGAAAGGCCGAAGGGCAGCAGATCCCGCTCAAGGTGAAGCGAGGCGGACGTGAACTCACGCTGACGATTGCGGTGCGCATGTCGATCAGCACGTCGCAGCGGATCATCTTCGACCCCTCGGCCTCGCCCAAGGCGCGGCGCGTGCGGCGCGGGATCATGACGGGGAAGGTCGACCCGTAG